Proteins encoded within one genomic window of Setaria italica strain Yugu1 chromosome IV, Setaria_italica_v2.0, whole genome shotgun sequence:
- the LOC101774862 gene encoding probable protein phosphatase 2C 57: MEEQVPRGGGGRPPIPAGGRRPALARHASFVRSPANSTRPETERTFESMDIEFIPVIRSGGWADIGSRHSMEDVIIFSDNFMQDFGFESYEEGPSAFYGVFDGHGGKHAADFVSSNLPRFIVEDEGFPREIAKAVSSAFLQTDAAFADACSLNCELDSGTTALAALVVGRSLLVANAGDCRAVLCRRGKAIEMSRDHKPSCNLEKMRIEALGGYVDDGYLNGQLNVARAIGDWHMEGMKVCGGLGPLSAEPEVMTMDLTEEDEFLIMGCDGIWDVFRSQNAVDFARRKLQEHNDPAACCKELVDEAIKRKSGDNLSVVVVCFNSRPPPVLTAPRPRVQRSISAEGLRELQSFLDSLAD; this comes from the exons atggaggagcAGGTGCCTCGAGGCGGCGGGGGGAGGCCCCCGATCCCGGCGGgggggaggaggccggcgcTCGCGAGGCACGCCTCCTTT GTGAGGAGTCCTGCAAACAGTACAAGGCCTGAAACTGAGAGAACTTTTGAAAGCATGGACATTGAATTTATTCCAGTTATACGGTCTGGAGGCTGGGCTGATATTGGGTCAAGGCACTCAATGGAGGATGTGATCATTTTCTCTGATAATTTCATGCAAGATTTTGGATTTGAAAGTTATGAAGAAGGCCCCAGTGCCTTTTATGGG GTTTTTGATGGACATGGTGGAAAGCATGCCGCTGATTTTGTGTCCAGCAATTTGCCAAGGTTTATTGTTGAGGATGAGGGATTCCCAAGGGAGATAGCAAAAGCAGTGTCCTCTGCATTCTTGCAGACTGATGCTGCTTTTGCAGACGCTTGTTCTCTGAACTGCGAACTTGATTCTGGCACAActgcgcttgcagcacttgtGGTTGGGAG GTCACTTCTGGTTGCGAATGCTGGTGATTGTCGAGCTGTACTTTGTCGTCGTGGAAAGGCAATTGAGATGTCTAGGGACCACAAGCCATCTTGCAACTTAGAGAAGATGCGTATTGAGGCATTGGGTGGATATGTTGATGATGGCTACCTGAATGGGCAGCTCAATGTTGCACGAGCAATCGGGGACTGGcacatggaaggcatgaagGTGTGTGGTGGTCTAGGCCCTCTTAGTGCCGAGCCTGAGGTAATGACAATGGATCTTACTGAGGAGGATGAATTCCTGATCATGGGTTGCGATGGGATCTGGGATGTATTCCGCAGCCAAAATGCGGTAGATTTTGCCCGCCGGAAGCTCCAAGAGCATAATGACCCAGCTGCTTGCTGTAAAGAACTAGTTGATGAGGCCATCAAGAGGAAGAGCGGCGATAACCTTTCTGTGGTTGTCGTCTGCTTCAACTCTAGGCCACCTCCTGTCCTAACAGCTCCGAGGCCTCGTGTACAGCGGAGCATATCTGCGGAAGGACTGAGGGAGCTGCAAAGCTTCCTTGATAGCCTGGCCGATTGA